In the genome of Streptomyces violaceoruber, the window GCGGCGTGGGCGGCCTCCGCCAGTGCCCGCGGCGCCACACACGCCTCGGCCGCCGCCAGCGCGGGCGTGGACACCGGCCACAGCGGCTGCGCGCGCTCCAGCCCGGCGACCGTTTCCGGGTCCGCGAGGACGTACCCGATGCGCAGCCCCGCCAGTCCCCACGTCTTGGTGAGGCTGCGCAGCACGACGAGCCCGGGTACGTCCGTCCGCCCGGCCAGCGCCTCCCGCTCGCCCGGCACCGCGTCCATGAACGCCTCGTCCACGACCAGCGTCCGCCCGGGCCGGGCCAGCGAAGCGAGTACGTCCGCCGGGTGCAGCACCGAGGTCGGGTTCGTCGGGTTGCCGACCACCACCAGGTCGGCGTCCTCGGGGACGGCGGCGGGGTCGAGGCGGAAGCCGTCCGCCGCCCGCAGCAGCACCCGGCCGACCGTGTGCCCCGCGTCCCGCAGCGCCGCCTCGGGCTCGGTGAACTGGGGGTGCACCACGACCGGCCGGCGCACCTTCAGCGCCCGCGCCAGCAGCACGAACGCCTCCGCCGCGCCCGCCGTCAGCAGCACCCGCTCCACCGGCAGCCCGTGCCGCGCCGCCACCGCCGCCCGCGCGGCCCGACCGTCCGGGTAGGCCGCGAGCGAACCGAGTGAGGCGGCGACGTGCTCGCGCAGCCAGGCCGGGGGAGTGCCCGCGCGGACGTTCACCGCGAGGTCCACCAGCGCCGCACCGTCGTCGCGCACCTCGGCGTCCCCGTGATGGCGCAGGTCGAGGCCGTCGGCCTCAGTGTGCATGGGAGTGTGCGTGTCCATGCCCGTGATGGTGCCCGTGGGGGTGGTCGCCGTCGTCGTCGGGGTGGAAGTGCGGCTGCTGCGGCAGCCCCACCTTGTCCTCGAACCCCGGCAACGCGATCCGGTACACGCAGCTGTCGCAGTTCATCCGCAGGTCGCCGCCGACGGCCTCCTCGTACCGCTCCCACACCAGGTCGAGCAGCTCCGGCTCCGGACCGATCACGTCCGCCGACCGCACCTCGGTCTCCGGGTGCGCGGCGGCCCACTTTTCGGTCTGGTGCCGGACCCGGTCCGGGAGGATGCCGGTGAACAGGAAGTACGGCAGCACCACGACCCGCCGCGCCCCCAGCCGCACGCACCGCTCCAGGCCGCCGGGCACGTCCGGCTCCGCCAGCGACACGAACGCCGTCTCCACGCCCGCGTAACCGCGCCCCTCCCACAGCAGCCGCGCCGCCTTGAACACCTCGGCATTGGCGTCCGGGTCCGTCGAACCGCGCCCGACCAGCAGCACGGTCACCTCGGCCGGGTCCCAGGCCGGATCGACCGCCTCCGCCAGACGCCGCTCCAGCACCCGCAGCAGCCCGGGGTGCGGGCCCAGCGGGCGTCCGTAGGTGTACGTGATGCCGGGGTGGCGCTCCTTCTCGCGGGCCAGGGCCGCCGGGATGTCGCCCTTGGCGTGCCCGGCGGACACCAGCATCAGCGGCACCGCCGCGAACCGGCGCACCCCGCGCTCGACCAGCTCGGCGACCGCGTCGCCCAGCGGCGGCGGGGACAGCTCGATGAAGCCGCCCGCGACGGGCAGCTCGGGATGGCGTCGGCCCAGTTCGCGCACGAAGTCGCGGAACGCCTCGGCTCCGGCCTCGTCCCGGGTGCCGTGTCCGGCGATGAGCAGGGCGGGCGGGGTCGTCACAGGGTCTCCTCGGGGGTAGCGGATACGTCGCGTGCAGCGGACACGTCGGGTGCAGCGGGTACGTCGGGTTCGGCGGACGCGTCGGGTACGTCGGGTTCGGCGGACACCTCGGCCGTCGGGGACGAGCCGGGCCTCTCGGCGGGCGGCGCGGTCTCGCGCGTCTGCCAGCGGTAGCCGCGCGGCGTCACCATGCGCCCGGCGATCTCCCGGGTCGCGGTGTTGCCCACCGTCACGACCGTCATCATGTCGACGGTCGCCGGGTCGAGAGCGGCGAGCGTGCACAGGCGGCTCGACTCGTCGGCGCGGGACGCGTTGCGCACCACACCCACCGGAGTCGTCGGCTCCCGGTGCTCCGCGAGGATCGCCAGCGCCTTGGGCAGCTGCCAGTCGCGGCCCCGGCTGCGCGGGTTGTAGAACGTCACCACCAGGTCCGCCTCCGCCGCCGCCCGCACCCGCCGCTCGATGACCTCCCACGGCGTGTGCAGGTCGGACAGGCTGATCGACACGTGGTCGTGGCCGAGCGGCGCGCCCAGGACCGCCCCGGCCGCCAGCGCCGCCGTCACGCCCGGCACCCCGACCACGTCGATGTCGTCGGACGCCTCGGCCAGCGCCGGCGAGGCCATGGCGTACACCCCGGCGTCCCCGCTGCCGATCAGCGCGACGGCGTGCCCGCGCCGCGCCTCCTCGACCGCGGTCCTGGCCCGCTCCTCCTCGGCGCCGAGCCCCGACTCCAGCACCCGGGTGCCGGGCCGCAGCAGGTCGCGGATCTGGTCGACGTACTGGTCGAGCCCGACCAGCACCGACGCCCGCCGCAGCTCCGCCCGCGCCCGCGGCGTCACCAGGTCCCGGGCGCCGGGCCCGAGCCCGACCACCGCGAGCCGTCCGCGCCCGGGACGCCGTACGACCGCGCAGGTCGCCATCGCGGGCACCGCCGCCGACTTCCGCTTGGGCACGAGCAGTTCGCCCCCGCGCACCAGCGCCGCCGCCTCCGCGACCGACGGGGTGCCCACGGCCGCGAGCGGCGCGTCCGAGGGGTTGGGGACCTCGACACCGGCCAACTCGTCGGCGGGGTGGGTCACCAGGGGCACCCCCAGCCGCCCCGCCGCCCCGACGATCCCGGGTTCCCCGGCCTTGGCGTCCACGGTGGCCAGCTCGGCGACCGACGCGGCCGACAGCCCCGCCTCGCGCAGGGCGGCCTCCACCAGGCCGAGCACCTCGTCCACCGGCGCCCCCCTGGACGCGCCGACGCCGACGACCAGGGACGGCGGCCGCAGGACGACCTCGCCCGCGGCCGGTTCCACCGCACGGTCCGTCACCCGGATCCCGTAGGCCCCTTCGGCGGCGACCGGCAGCGGCGGCAGCGGCCACGCCACCTCCGCCCGCAGCGCCACCGGCTCACCGTCCAGCAGGGCCCGCGACACTCCGGCGACGTCGCCCTCCACGGGCATCCCGAGCGTGTCCAGACCGGCCAGCCCGACCGCGTCGGTCGCCGTCGTCACCACCGGCTCCGCGCCCAGTACCTCGCCGACCGCACGGGCCAGTTCGTTGGCGCCGCCCCCGTGCCCGCCGACCAGCGACACGGCGAACCGCCCGCCCTCGTCGACGCACACCACACCGGGGTCGGTCCGCTTGTCGTCCAGCAGCGGCGCCACCAGCCGGACCACGGCCCCGGTGGCCAGGAAGCACACCAGCCGCTCGCACTCGGCGAACGCGGACCGCACGGCGTCCCCGACGGGACCGTCGTACACCCGCGTGCGGTCCGGCCACGCCGCGGCCAGCCGGTCCCGCGCCGCCGCTCCCGCCGCCGTGGCGGAAATGAGGCCGATCAAGGGGCAACTCCTTCGGTACGGCCGTGCGGCCTGACGCCCCACAGCAGGAAGACGGGATTGGTGGCCGCGAGCCGGGTCACGTCCCCCGGCAGCGGCGCGAGCCGCGAGGACTGCAGCAGCACCCCGTCGCAGTCCAGACCGGCGCCGAGCAGCGCCTCGCGGGCCGCCGGCACCCGGTCGAGCGCGGCCACGGCGACGACCACCGAGCGCCGGGCCCGCCGCGCGCACTCGGCGACGATCGAAGGCAGCTCGCGCCCGCCGCCGCCCACGAACACCGCGTCCGGGACCTCGTCCAGCCCGGCCAGCACCGCGGGCGCCGCCCCGTGCACCACCCGCACGTCGACACCGTGCGCGGCGGCGTTGGCGCGGACCCGCCCGACACCGTCCGGCGTCCGCTCGACGGCGGTGACGGCGGCACCCAGCCGCGCGCACTCCACCGCCACGGACCCGGAACCGGCGCCGACGTCCCACACCAGGTCGCCCGGGCGCGGCCCCAGACGGGCCAGGGCCAGCGCCCGCACCTCGAACTTGGTGATCATCGAGTCCCGGTGCGTGAACGCGTCCTCGGCCAGCGCCCACCCGGCGGGCCCGGGGCGCACCCCCGCGAGGGCCCGCACCGGCCCCAGCGCCCGCGCCCCGTCCAGGCACAGCACCACGCTCACCGCCGTACCCCAGTCCCGGCCGGCGGCCTCGGCGGGCGTCACCCGCTCCACCCGCTCCTCGGCCGAGCCCAGTGCGGAGGCGACGACGAACACCCGCCCGTCGTCCCGCAACGCGGCCCCCAGCTCCGCCGGACCCGCCCCGGGACCGGTCAGCACGGCCACCTTCGGGTGCGCCCGGCACACGTTCACCGCCGTCCGCAGGTCCCGCCCGTGCGCGCTCGCCACCACGGCGTCGTCCCACGGCAGCCCCACCCGCGCGAAGGCCGCCGCGACGGAGGACACCCCGGCCCGCACGTCCAGCCGCTCCGGTCCGAACCGCTCGGCCAGCGCCCGCACGATCCCGAAGAACCCCGGATCACCGGAGGCCAGCACGGTCACCGGCCGCCCCCGGGCGACGTACTCCGCGACCGTGTCCAGGGCGGGCGCCAACGCCCCGAGGACCACCGTCCGGACCCCCTCCGGCAGCCGTACGGCGTCCAGGTGCCGACGTCCGCCGACGACCAGTTCCGCGCCCGCGGCGACGTCCCCGGCGGGAGCCGCACCGGAGGCGGCCCCCACCCCGACCACGGTGATCACGTGCTCGCACCCCGCGAGCGCAGTTCCCGGCGCGCCTCGGGGTCGGCCTTGCGATAGCCGTGGAAGTGCCCCGGGTGGTAGAGGTGCGAGCGGGTGCCGTGCGCGTCGAGGGCCGGGCCGACCAGGAACAGGGTGTGCTTCCAGAGCCTGTGCTCCTTGACCGTCTCCTCCAGGGTCCCGATCGTGCACCGCACGACCAGCTCCTCCGGCCAGGTCGCCTGGTAGGCGACGACCACCGGGGTCTCGGTCGGGTAGCCGCCCTCCAGCAGCTCCCGCACCAGCTGGCCGCTGCGGGCCGCCGACAGGAAGACCGCCATCGTCGTGCCGTGCTTGGCGAACTCGCGGACCTCCTCCCCGGGCGGCATCGGCGTCTTGCCCCCGCCGAGCCGGGTGAGGACCACGGACTGCGCGACCTCCGGGATGGTCAGCTCGCGCTGCGCGAGCGCGGCCACGGCCGAGAACGCGGAGACGCCGGGCACCACCTCGGTCGCGACACCGATCTCCGCGCACCGGTCGAGCTGCTCCTGCGTGCCGCCCCACAGCGCCGGGTCGCCGGAGTGGATGCGGGCCACCCGCAGCCCCTCCGCCCGGGCCCGCCGGTACACGGCGACGACGTCCTCCAGCGACATCGTCGCCGAGTCCAGCACCTCGGCGCCCTCGCGCGCGTGCTGGAGCACCTCCGCCTGGACGAGGCTCGCCGCCCAGATCACCACGTCCGCCTCGGCGATCGCCCGCGCCGCACGGAACGTCAGCAGGTCGGCGGCGCCGGGACCGGCACCGACGAAGGTCACCTTGGCCTCGGAATCCATCGTTTTCGGTCCTCTCCTGTGCATCCTGCGCATATTTACTGCGGTTGCTGCTGTCGTACGCGCGTGAACGCGGGGTGATCGGATACCAAGGGCCCATGGCGGTCTTCGTCGCGCTCGGCGCGTTCCTGATGACGCTGGCCGGCGGGTGGACGGCACAGCGCGTCACCGACCGGCGCCACCTGGTCCTGGGCCTGGCCGGCGGCCTCATGCTCGGCGTGGTCGGCCTCGACCTGCTGCCGGAGGCCCTGGAGGCGGCAGGCGACGAGGTGTTCGGCGTACCCGCCGCGCTCCTGCTCTTCGTCGCCGGATTCCTGCTCGCGCACCTGGTGGAACGCCTGCTGGCGGCCCGCCGCGCCGCACACGGCGCCGACGAGCACGAACACCGCTCGCCCGAGGTGGGCCTGACGGCCGCGGCCGCGATGGTCGGCCACAGCGCGATGGACGGCGTGGCGATCGGCGCGGCCTTC includes:
- the cobC gene encoding Rv2231c family pyridoxal phosphate-dependent protein CobC, translated to MDTHTPMHTEADGLDLRHHGDAEVRDDGAALVDLAVNVRAGTPPAWLREHVAASLGSLAAYPDGRAARAAVAARHGLPVERVLLTAGAAEAFVLLARALKVRRPVVVHPQFTEPEAALRDAGHTVGRVLLRAADGFRLDPAAVPEDADLVVVGNPTNPTSVLHPADVLASLARPGRTLVVDEAFMDAVPGEREALAGRTDVPGLVVLRSLTKTWGLAGLRIGYVLADPETVAGLERAQPLWPVSTPALAAAEACVAPRALAEAAHAAHRVAADRDRLVAGLAVLAGAGVRVVGPAEGPFVLVDVPDGAAVRHRLRDLGYAVRRGDTFPGLGGGWLRLAVRDRATTEGFLSALERTLTATEPA
- a CDS encoding sirohydrochlorin chelatase; this encodes MTTPPALLIAGHGTRDEAGAEAFRDFVRELGRRHPELPVAGGFIELSPPPLGDAVAELVERGVRRFAAVPLMLVSAGHAKGDIPAALAREKERHPGITYTYGRPLGPHPGLLRVLERRLAEAVDPAWDPAEVTVLLVGRGSTDPDANAEVFKAARLLWEGRGYAGVETAFVSLAEPDVPGGLERCVRLGARRVVVLPYFLFTGILPDRVRHQTEKWAAAHPETEVRSADVIGPEPELLDLVWERYEEAVGGDLRMNCDSCVYRIALPGFEDKVGLPQQPHFHPDDDGDHPHGHHHGHGHAHSHAH
- the cobJ gene encoding precorrin-3B C(17)-methyltransferase; protein product: MIGLISATAAGAAARDRLAAAWPDRTRVYDGPVGDAVRSAFAECERLVCFLATGAVVRLVAPLLDDKRTDPGVVCVDEGGRFAVSLVGGHGGGANELARAVGEVLGAEPVVTTATDAVGLAGLDTLGMPVEGDVAGVSRALLDGEPVALRAEVAWPLPPLPVAAEGAYGIRVTDRAVEPAAGEVVLRPPSLVVGVGASRGAPVDEVLGLVEAALREAGLSAASVAELATVDAKAGEPGIVGAAGRLGVPLVTHPADELAGVEVPNPSDAPLAAVGTPSVAEAAALVRGGELLVPKRKSAAVPAMATCAVVRRPGRGRLAVVGLGPGARDLVTPRARAELRRASVLVGLDQYVDQIRDLLRPGTRVLESGLGAEEERARTAVEEARRGHAVALIGSGDAGVYAMASPALAEASDDIDVVGVPGVTAALAAGAVLGAPLGHDHVSISLSDLHTPWEVIERRVRAAAEADLVVTFYNPRSRGRDWQLPKALAILAEHREPTTPVGVVRNASRADESSRLCTLAALDPATVDMMTVVTVGNTATREIAGRMVTPRGYRWQTRETAPPAERPGSSPTAEVSAEPDVPDASAEPDVPAAPDVSAARDVSATPEETL
- the cbiE gene encoding precorrin-6y C5,15-methyltransferase (decarboxylating) subunit CbiE produces the protein MITVVGVGAASGAAPAGDVAAGAELVVGGRRHLDAVRLPEGVRTVVLGALAPALDTVAEYVARGRPVTVLASGDPGFFGIVRALAERFGPERLDVRAGVSSVAAAFARVGLPWDDAVVASAHGRDLRTAVNVCRAHPKVAVLTGPGAGPAELGAALRDDGRVFVVASALGSAEERVERVTPAEAAGRDWGTAVSVVLCLDGARALGPVRALAGVRPGPAGWALAEDAFTHRDSMITKFEVRALALARLGPRPGDLVWDVGAGSGSVAVECARLGAAVTAVERTPDGVGRVRANAAAHGVDVRVVHGAAPAVLAGLDEVPDAVFVGGGGRELPSIVAECARRARRSVVVAVAALDRVPAAREALLGAGLDCDGVLLQSSRLAPLPGDVTRLAATNPVFLLWGVRPHGRTEGVAP
- the cobM gene encoding precorrin-4 C(11)-methyltransferase, which translates into the protein MDSEAKVTFVGAGPGAADLLTFRAARAIAEADVVIWAASLVQAEVLQHAREGAEVLDSATMSLEDVVAVYRRARAEGLRVARIHSGDPALWGGTQEQLDRCAEIGVATEVVPGVSAFSAVAALAQRELTIPEVAQSVVLTRLGGGKTPMPPGEEVREFAKHGTTMAVFLSAARSGQLVRELLEGGYPTETPVVVAYQATWPEELVVRCTIGTLEETVKEHRLWKHTLFLVGPALDAHGTRSHLYHPGHFHGYRKADPEARRELRSRGAST
- a CDS encoding ZIP family metal transporter, which codes for MAVFVALGAFLMTLAGGWTAQRVTDRRHLVLGLAGGLMLGVVGLDLLPEALEAAGDEVFGVPAALLLFVAGFLLAHLVERLLAARRAAHGADEHEHRSPEVGLTAAAAMVGHSAMDGVAIGAAFQVGGGMGAAVAMAVIAHDFADGFNTYTLTSLYGNARRRAVAMLVADAIAPVLGASSTLLFTIPEGALGAYLGLFGGVLLYLAAAEILPEAHHEHPARSTLLCTVAGAAFIWLVVGIAE